One window from the genome of Saimiri boliviensis isolate mSaiBol1 chromosome 2, mSaiBol1.pri, whole genome shotgun sequence encodes:
- the LOC141583465 gene encoding golgin subfamily A member 2-like has product MVPFLNAAGAGAQEEQARLCEQLQQQQVCCQQQAHPVASALRDPESAAVATGTGSKCGCGETQRALQEAIDKLQRDFMAIMKENADLKERVEKLELGLIQLSGERDTIRKSVKPNDRERAVAKTQHQKKKDVSMLSQAEEGMKVELLELQGPVMPLMIDHDVQHPAHESTPGATAPQGLGAADKDEFCEVSLDEDSDSLEPAGGRVQHNPTAQQMAPGFVSCVTASNTGPWTAVPLCHAFTGLRRRRK; this is encoded by the exons ATG GTGCCATTTCTGAACGCTGCTGGAGCCGGTGCCCAGGAGGAGCAGGCACGGCTCTGTGAGCAGCTCCAGCAACAACAGGTGTGCTGCCAGCAGCAGGCTCACCCGGTGGCCTCGGCCCTGAGGGACCCAGAGTCAGCGGCCGTGGCCACAGGGACTGGGAGCAAGTGTGGGTGTGGGGAGACCCAGCGGGCCCTGCAGGAAGCCATCGACAAGCTGCAG AGAGACTTCATGGCCATCATGAAGGAGAATGCGGACCTCAAGGAGCGGGTGGAAAAACTAGAACTCGGACTGATCCAGCTCTCCGGAGAGAGAGACACGATAA GAAAGTCCGTCAAACCAAATGACCGTGAGAGGGCAGTGGCCAAGACCCAGCACCAGAAGAAGAAGGATGTTAGCATGCTGTCCCAGGCCGAGGAGGGGATGAAG GTGGAGCTGCTGGAGCTGCAGGGGCCAGTGATGCCGCTTATGATCGACCACGACGTCCAGCACCCTGCTCATGAGTCCACTCCAGGGGCCACAGCCCCCCAGGGGCTCGGTGCTGCTGACAAGGATG AATTTTGTGAGGTGAGCCTGGATGAGGACAGCGACAGCCTGGAGCCTGCAGGAGGGAGAGTGCAGCACAACCCCACTGCACAGCAGATGGCACCTGGCTTTGTGAGCTGCGTGACGGCCAGCAACACCGGCCCTTGGACAGCAGTCCCTCTGTGCCATGCTTTCACCGGGCTGCGGCGAAGGAGGAAGTAG